The Salvia splendens isolate huo1 chromosome 21, SspV2, whole genome shotgun sequence genome includes a window with the following:
- the LOC121784775 gene encoding probable esterase D14L: protein MASSIAEAHNVRVLGGGDTVVVLGHGFGTDQSVWKHLIPHLVDCYKVIVYDHMGSGTTSPDYFDFDRYSTLEGFAYDLLAILEEFGVQKCIYVGHSLSSMAGAVASIFRPDLFHKLIMLSASPRFLNTRDYFGGFEQEDIDELCGAMETNYKSWVSGFAPLVVGGDMDSVAVQEFSRTLFSMRPDIALSMFRMIFTFDLRHFLERVTVPCHIIQSSKDLAVPVAVAEYLHQNLGGKSIVEVVPTEGHLPQLSSPELTIPVLLRHIQHDIVDGDH, encoded by the exons ATGGCGAGCTCGATCGCAGAAGCGCACAACGTCCGCGTGCTAGGCGGCGGCGACACCGTCGTGGTCCTAGGGCACGGGTTCGGCACCGATCAGTCGGTGTGGAAGCACCTGATCCCGCACCTGGTGGACTGCTACAAGGTGATCGTGTACGACCACATGGGCTCCGGCACCACCAGCCCCGATTACTTCGACTTCGACCGTTATTCCACCCTCGAGGGCTTCGCCTACGACCTCCTCGCCATCTTAGAGGAGTTCGGAGTCCAAAAATGCATCTACGTCGGCCACTCGCTCTCCTCCATGGCCGGCGCCGTCGCTTCCATTTTCCGCCCCGATCTATTTCACAAGCTCATCATGCTCTCCGCCTCCCCAAG GTTCTTGAACACGAGGGACTACTTCGGGGGGTTCGAGCAGGAGGACATCGACGAGTTGTGTGGCGCGATGGAGACGAACTACAAGTCGTGGGTGTCGGGGTTCGCGCCCCTGGTGGTGGGGGGCGACATGGATTCAGTGGCAGTGCAGGAGTTCAGCCGGACGCTGTTCAGCATGCGGCCGGATATAGCACTGAGCATGTTCAGGATGATATTCACGTTCGACCTGAGGCACTTCCTCGAGCGCGTGACTGTGCCGTGCCACATCATCCAGAGCTCCAAGGACTTGGCCGTGCCGGTCGCAGTGGCTGAGTATCTCCACCAGAACCTCGGCGGGAAGTCCATCGTCGAGGTGGTCCCCACAGAGGGTCATCTGCCGCAGCTCAGCTCGCCGGAGCTCACCATCCCGGTGCTGCTACGCCACATACAGCATGATATTGTAGATGGTGATCATTGA
- the LOC121784067 gene encoding uncharacterized protein LOC121784067, whose amino-acid sequence MAPDLNNAASPTDREKQKNLDQEVREMISTLTSRLGSIQRSHAQADDDEQGMRMITLAGTNLGATMRGDLDDKATAPQLEQEDSASYVVNSNFQAINNSIMLGGSYKTNDPGVHLDITDYVDHNDGDKKGKKSRRGGHDGGHHHGKRSDNLSDTESEKN is encoded by the coding sequence ATGGCTCCGGACCTAAACAACGCCGCCTCTCCCACCGACCGCGAGAAGCAGAAGAATCTCGACCAAGAGGTTCGAGAGATGATCTCCACCCTCACCAGCCGCTTGGGCAGCATCCAACGCTCCCACGCCCAAGCCGACGACGACGAGCAAGGCATGAGGATGATCACGCTGGCCGGGACCAACCTAGGCGCCACCATGCGCGGCGACCTAGACGACAAGGCCACCGCCCCTCAGCTGGAGCAGGAGGACTCGGCCTCCTACGTCGTCAACAGCAACTTCCAAGCCATCAACAACTCCATCATGCTCGGCGGCAGCTACAAGACCAACGATCCCGGCGTTCATTTGGACATCACTGACTACGTCGACCACAATGACGGCGAcaagaaggggaagaagagCAGGAGAGGGGGCCACGACGGCGGCCACCACCATGGCAAACGCTCCGACAACCTTAGCGACACGGAGAGTGAGAAGAACTGA
- the LOC121784764 gene encoding pentatricopeptide repeat-containing protein At4g20090-like isoform X2 has product MASSFQLVHSTTSLKNSIFFRRSRVLAFPLDLSPFSTSSAIFSSATLQAHKRSRQPAAGVKVCRDVPGGNSRNACRKVVYIDTHKSGSYTRGDSTFYSLIQHHAHSCDFKALELIFQRMKRENRAFSEKIFILVFKAYGKARLHRKAVELFNSMEDKYSCLPTVKSFNSLLNVIIQQGLYRDALDFYHYVLNDKKHISPNGLTFNLVIKSLCRLGLVGRAVDMFREMPAFRCKPDTYTYCTLMDGLCKEDRIDDAVALLDEMQIEGCDPTPPTFNVLINGLCKKGDLARAAKLVDNMFLKGCVPNEVTYNTLIHGLCLRGKLEKAVSLLSRMLSNKLKPNDITYGTIINGLVKKGPATDALNMLLGMEERGYAPNEYAYSAIISGLFREGKSDEALKLWAKMLEKGCKPNTVVYSVVIDGLCQDGKPHEAEEYFSQMIDAGCLPNAHTYSSLMKGFFQVGDCDKAVLLWKDMVEKDYKDNEVCYSVLIHGFCKNGKLESALVIWKQVLAKGLTPDVVAYSSMIHGLCNAGLVEQGLSLFNEMLYKASDSKPDVITYNIIINALCKQGSISHAMDILNRMLSEVCDPDSVTCKFFLTAFREKLDPPLDGGDFLDELVLRLQKCDRIIGASNIIQVMLQNFLQPKASTWDKVIRGICKPKRTEAAINKCRGDLFF; this is encoded by the exons ATGGCGTCTTCGTTTCAATTGGTTCACTCCACCACATCATTGaagaattcaatttttttccgcCGCAGCAGAGTCCTAGCATTTCCTCTCGACCTATCTCCTTTCTCCACCTCCTCCGCCATTTTTTCTTCCGCTACACTACAGGCGCATAAAAGGTCGAGGCAACCCGCTGCCGGCGTGAAAGTTTGTAGAGACG TACCAGGTGGAAATAGTCGGAATGCCTGTCGGAAAGTTGTCTACAT TGACACACACAAGTCGGGGTCCTACACGCGGGGCGACTCCACCTTTTACTCCCTTATTCAGCACCATGCCCACTCTTGTGATTTCAAGGCCTTGGAGCTTATCTTTCAACGGATGAAGCGCGAAAACAGAGCCTTTTCTGAGAAGATTTTCATCCTAGTCTTCAAGGCTTATGGCAAAGCACGTCTCCATCGTAAAGCTGTTGAATTGTTCAATAGCATGGAGGATAAATACAGCTGCTTGCCAACTGTTAAGTCCTTTAACTCTCTTCTTAATGTCATTATTCAGCAGGGATTGTATCGTGATGCTCTGGACTTCTATCACTATGTTCTTAACGATAAAAAGCATATTTCTCCCAATGGTTTAACGTTTAATTTAGTCATCAAGTCGCTGTGTCGATTGGGATTAGTTGGTAGGGCTGTAGATATGTTTAGGGAGATGCCTGCTTTCCGTTGTAAGCCTGATACATATACTTACTGCACTCTCATGGATGGTTTGTGTAAAGAGGATAGGATTGATGATGCTGTGGCTTTGTTGGATGAGATGCAAATAGAAGGGTGTGACCCCACTCCACCTACATTCAATGTGTTAATCAATGGGCTTTGCAAGAAGGGGGATTTGGCCCGGGCGGCTAAGCTAGTTGATAATATGTTCCTCAAAGGCTGTGTTCCGAATGAAGTTACTTACAACACGCTCATACATGGGTTGTGTCTCAGAGGAAAGCTAGAGAAGGCAGTCAGTCTTTTGAGCAGAATGTTGTCAAATAAGCTCAAGCCAAATGACATCACTTATGGAACCATAATAAATGGACTAGTAAAGAAGGGACCAGCTACTGATGCTTTGAACATGTTACTGGGAATGGAGGAAAGAGGCTATGCGCCAAATGAGTATGCTTATTCTGCTATTATTAGTGGGTTGTTCAGAGAGGGGAAATCGGATGAGGCACTAAAACTATGGGCCAAGATGTTAGAGAAGGGATGCAAACCAAATACAGTTGTGTATAGTGTTGTCATTGATGGTCTGTGCCAAGACGGAAAGCCCCATGAAGCCGAAGAGTATTTTTCCCAAATGATTGATGCGGGTTGCTTGCCAAATGCACACACATACAGCTCCCTGATGAAGGGCTTCTTTCAGGTCGGAGACTGTGATAAGGCAGTTCTTCTATGGAAAGATATGGTTGAGAAGGATTACAAGGATAATGAGGTTTGTTACAGTGTGCTTATTCATGGTTTCTGCAagaatgggaagttggaaagtGCTCTGGTGATATGGAAGCAGGTGCTGGCTAAAGGACTTACACCAGATGTTGTGGCTTATAGCTCCATGATTCATGGTCTATGCAATGCTGGCTTAGTAGAACAGGGTTTGAGCTTATTTAATGAGATGCTATACAAAGCATCTGACTCCAAACCTGATGTAATCACCTACAATATAATCATCAATGCCTTGTGCAAACAGGGCAGTATTTCCCATGCCATGGATATACTTAATCGCATGTTAAGTGAAGTCTGTGATCCTGATTCAGTTACCTGCAAATTTTTCCTGACAGCTTTTAGGGAAAAGCTTGATCCGCCTCTAGATGGCGGAGATTTCCTAGATGAGCTAGTTCTAAGGCTACAAAAATGTGACAGAATAATTGGAGCTTCTAATATTATACAAGTGATGCTTCAAAATTTTCTTCAGCCAAAGGCCTCCACTTGGGACAAGGTAATTCGAGGGATCTGTAAACCAAAGAGAACTGAAGCAGCCATTAACAAATGTAGGGGTGACTTATTCTTCTGA
- the LOC121784764 gene encoding pentatricopeptide repeat-containing protein At4g20090-like isoform X1 codes for MFLIPFPQSLDSIGGIMQCSAINAMFSYFDTNYAKKFAKFDNLCPIVSVKAYQVEIVGMPVGKLSTCKLFRRFLTHRLFSVASSLNEPIADSIFSDTHKSGSYTRGDSTFYSLIQHHAHSCDFKALELIFQRMKRENRAFSEKIFILVFKAYGKARLHRKAVELFNSMEDKYSCLPTVKSFNSLLNVIIQQGLYRDALDFYHYVLNDKKHISPNGLTFNLVIKSLCRLGLVGRAVDMFREMPAFRCKPDTYTYCTLMDGLCKEDRIDDAVALLDEMQIEGCDPTPPTFNVLINGLCKKGDLARAAKLVDNMFLKGCVPNEVTYNTLIHGLCLRGKLEKAVSLLSRMLSNKLKPNDITYGTIINGLVKKGPATDALNMLLGMEERGYAPNEYAYSAIISGLFREGKSDEALKLWAKMLEKGCKPNTVVYSVVIDGLCQDGKPHEAEEYFSQMIDAGCLPNAHTYSSLMKGFFQVGDCDKAVLLWKDMVEKDYKDNEVCYSVLIHGFCKNGKLESALVIWKQVLAKGLTPDVVAYSSMIHGLCNAGLVEQGLSLFNEMLYKASDSKPDVITYNIIINALCKQGSISHAMDILNRMLSEVCDPDSVTCKFFLTAFREKLDPPLDGGDFLDELVLRLQKCDRIIGASNIIQVMLQNFLQPKASTWDKVIRGICKPKRTEAAINKCRGDLFF; via the exons ATGTTCCTGATTCCATTTCCTCAAAGCTTGGATTCCATAGGAGGAATAATGCAATGTTCAGCTATTAATGCAATGTTCAGCTATTTTGACACCAACTACGCCAAAAAATTTGCAAAGTTCGATAATTTATGTCCTATAGTCTCTGTGAAAGCG TACCAGGTGGAAATAGTCGGAATGCCTGTCGGAAAGTTGTCTACATGTAAGCTCTTCCGTCGATTCCTAACTCATCGCTTATTCTCTGTGGCTAGCTCCTTGAATGAACCAATTGCTGACTCAATATTCAGTGACACACACAAGTCGGGGTCCTACACGCGGGGCGACTCCACCTTTTACTCCCTTATTCAGCACCATGCCCACTCTTGTGATTTCAAGGCCTTGGAGCTTATCTTTCAACGGATGAAGCGCGAAAACAGAGCCTTTTCTGAGAAGATTTTCATCCTAGTCTTCAAGGCTTATGGCAAAGCACGTCTCCATCGTAAAGCTGTTGAATTGTTCAATAGCATGGAGGATAAATACAGCTGCTTGCCAACTGTTAAGTCCTTTAACTCTCTTCTTAATGTCATTATTCAGCAGGGATTGTATCGTGATGCTCTGGACTTCTATCACTATGTTCTTAACGATAAAAAGCATATTTCTCCCAATGGTTTAACGTTTAATTTAGTCATCAAGTCGCTGTGTCGATTGGGATTAGTTGGTAGGGCTGTAGATATGTTTAGGGAGATGCCTGCTTTCCGTTGTAAGCCTGATACATATACTTACTGCACTCTCATGGATGGTTTGTGTAAAGAGGATAGGATTGATGATGCTGTGGCTTTGTTGGATGAGATGCAAATAGAAGGGTGTGACCCCACTCCACCTACATTCAATGTGTTAATCAATGGGCTTTGCAAGAAGGGGGATTTGGCCCGGGCGGCTAAGCTAGTTGATAATATGTTCCTCAAAGGCTGTGTTCCGAATGAAGTTACTTACAACACGCTCATACATGGGTTGTGTCTCAGAGGAAAGCTAGAGAAGGCAGTCAGTCTTTTGAGCAGAATGTTGTCAAATAAGCTCAAGCCAAATGACATCACTTATGGAACCATAATAAATGGACTAGTAAAGAAGGGACCAGCTACTGATGCTTTGAACATGTTACTGGGAATGGAGGAAAGAGGCTATGCGCCAAATGAGTATGCTTATTCTGCTATTATTAGTGGGTTGTTCAGAGAGGGGAAATCGGATGAGGCACTAAAACTATGGGCCAAGATGTTAGAGAAGGGATGCAAACCAAATACAGTTGTGTATAGTGTTGTCATTGATGGTCTGTGCCAAGACGGAAAGCCCCATGAAGCCGAAGAGTATTTTTCCCAAATGATTGATGCGGGTTGCTTGCCAAATGCACACACATACAGCTCCCTGATGAAGGGCTTCTTTCAGGTCGGAGACTGTGATAAGGCAGTTCTTCTATGGAAAGATATGGTTGAGAAGGATTACAAGGATAATGAGGTTTGTTACAGTGTGCTTATTCATGGTTTCTGCAagaatgggaagttggaaagtGCTCTGGTGATATGGAAGCAGGTGCTGGCTAAAGGACTTACACCAGATGTTGTGGCTTATAGCTCCATGATTCATGGTCTATGCAATGCTGGCTTAGTAGAACAGGGTTTGAGCTTATTTAATGAGATGCTATACAAAGCATCTGACTCCAAACCTGATGTAATCACCTACAATATAATCATCAATGCCTTGTGCAAACAGGGCAGTATTTCCCATGCCATGGATATACTTAATCGCATGTTAAGTGAAGTCTGTGATCCTGATTCAGTTACCTGCAAATTTTTCCTGACAGCTTTTAGGGAAAAGCTTGATCCGCCTCTAGATGGCGGAGATTTCCTAGATGAGCTAGTTCTAAGGCTACAAAAATGTGACAGAATAATTGGAGCTTCTAATATTATACAAGTGATGCTTCAAAATTTTCTTCAGCCAAAGGCCTCCACTTGGGACAAGGTAATTCGAGGGATCTGTAAACCAAAGAGAACTGAAGCAGCCATTAACAAATGTAGGGGTGACTTATTCTTCTGA
- the LOC121784764 gene encoding pentatricopeptide repeat-containing protein At4g20090-like isoform X4, producing the protein MSYSLCESVPGGNSRNACRKVVYIDTHKSGSYTRGDSTFYSLIQHHAHSCDFKALELIFQRMKRENRAFSEKIFILVFKAYGKARLHRKAVELFNSMEDKYSCLPTVKSFNSLLNVIIQQGLYRDALDFYHYVLNDKKHISPNGLTFNLVIKSLCRLGLVGRAVDMFREMPAFRCKPDTYTYCTLMDGLCKEDRIDDAVALLDEMQIEGCDPTPPTFNVLINGLCKKGDLARAAKLVDNMFLKGCVPNEVTYNTLIHGLCLRGKLEKAVSLLSRMLSNKLKPNDITYGTIINGLVKKGPATDALNMLLGMEERGYAPNEYAYSAIISGLFREGKSDEALKLWAKMLEKGCKPNTVVYSVVIDGLCQDGKPHEAEEYFSQMIDAGCLPNAHTYSSLMKGFFQVGDCDKAVLLWKDMVEKDYKDNEVCYSVLIHGFCKNGKLESALVIWKQVLAKGLTPDVVAYSSMIHGLCNAGLVEQGLSLFNEMLYKASDSKPDVITYNIIINALCKQGSISHAMDILNRMLSEVCDPDSVTCKFFLTAFREKLDPPLDGGDFLDELVLRLQKCDRIIGASNIIQVMLQNFLQPKASTWDKVIRGICKPKRTEAAINKCRGDLFF; encoded by the exons ATGTCCTATAGTCTCTGTGAAAGCG TACCAGGTGGAAATAGTCGGAATGCCTGTCGGAAAGTTGTCTACAT TGACACACACAAGTCGGGGTCCTACACGCGGGGCGACTCCACCTTTTACTCCCTTATTCAGCACCATGCCCACTCTTGTGATTTCAAGGCCTTGGAGCTTATCTTTCAACGGATGAAGCGCGAAAACAGAGCCTTTTCTGAGAAGATTTTCATCCTAGTCTTCAAGGCTTATGGCAAAGCACGTCTCCATCGTAAAGCTGTTGAATTGTTCAATAGCATGGAGGATAAATACAGCTGCTTGCCAACTGTTAAGTCCTTTAACTCTCTTCTTAATGTCATTATTCAGCAGGGATTGTATCGTGATGCTCTGGACTTCTATCACTATGTTCTTAACGATAAAAAGCATATTTCTCCCAATGGTTTAACGTTTAATTTAGTCATCAAGTCGCTGTGTCGATTGGGATTAGTTGGTAGGGCTGTAGATATGTTTAGGGAGATGCCTGCTTTCCGTTGTAAGCCTGATACATATACTTACTGCACTCTCATGGATGGTTTGTGTAAAGAGGATAGGATTGATGATGCTGTGGCTTTGTTGGATGAGATGCAAATAGAAGGGTGTGACCCCACTCCACCTACATTCAATGTGTTAATCAATGGGCTTTGCAAGAAGGGGGATTTGGCCCGGGCGGCTAAGCTAGTTGATAATATGTTCCTCAAAGGCTGTGTTCCGAATGAAGTTACTTACAACACGCTCATACATGGGTTGTGTCTCAGAGGAAAGCTAGAGAAGGCAGTCAGTCTTTTGAGCAGAATGTTGTCAAATAAGCTCAAGCCAAATGACATCACTTATGGAACCATAATAAATGGACTAGTAAAGAAGGGACCAGCTACTGATGCTTTGAACATGTTACTGGGAATGGAGGAAAGAGGCTATGCGCCAAATGAGTATGCTTATTCTGCTATTATTAGTGGGTTGTTCAGAGAGGGGAAATCGGATGAGGCACTAAAACTATGGGCCAAGATGTTAGAGAAGGGATGCAAACCAAATACAGTTGTGTATAGTGTTGTCATTGATGGTCTGTGCCAAGACGGAAAGCCCCATGAAGCCGAAGAGTATTTTTCCCAAATGATTGATGCGGGTTGCTTGCCAAATGCACACACATACAGCTCCCTGATGAAGGGCTTCTTTCAGGTCGGAGACTGTGATAAGGCAGTTCTTCTATGGAAAGATATGGTTGAGAAGGATTACAAGGATAATGAGGTTTGTTACAGTGTGCTTATTCATGGTTTCTGCAagaatgggaagttggaaagtGCTCTGGTGATATGGAAGCAGGTGCTGGCTAAAGGACTTACACCAGATGTTGTGGCTTATAGCTCCATGATTCATGGTCTATGCAATGCTGGCTTAGTAGAACAGGGTTTGAGCTTATTTAATGAGATGCTATACAAAGCATCTGACTCCAAACCTGATGTAATCACCTACAATATAATCATCAATGCCTTGTGCAAACAGGGCAGTATTTCCCATGCCATGGATATACTTAATCGCATGTTAAGTGAAGTCTGTGATCCTGATTCAGTTACCTGCAAATTTTTCCTGACAGCTTTTAGGGAAAAGCTTGATCCGCCTCTAGATGGCGGAGATTTCCTAGATGAGCTAGTTCTAAGGCTACAAAAATGTGACAGAATAATTGGAGCTTCTAATATTATACAAGTGATGCTTCAAAATTTTCTTCAGCCAAAGGCCTCCACTTGGGACAAGGTAATTCGAGGGATCTGTAAACCAAAGAGAACTGAAGCAGCCATTAACAAATGTAGGGGTGACTTATTCTTCTGA
- the LOC121784764 gene encoding pentatricopeptide repeat-containing protein At4g20090-like isoform X3, translating to MPVGKLSTCKLFRRFLTHRLFSVASSLNEPIADSIFSDTHKSGSYTRGDSTFYSLIQHHAHSCDFKALELIFQRMKRENRAFSEKIFILVFKAYGKARLHRKAVELFNSMEDKYSCLPTVKSFNSLLNVIIQQGLYRDALDFYHYVLNDKKHISPNGLTFNLVIKSLCRLGLVGRAVDMFREMPAFRCKPDTYTYCTLMDGLCKEDRIDDAVALLDEMQIEGCDPTPPTFNVLINGLCKKGDLARAAKLVDNMFLKGCVPNEVTYNTLIHGLCLRGKLEKAVSLLSRMLSNKLKPNDITYGTIINGLVKKGPATDALNMLLGMEERGYAPNEYAYSAIISGLFREGKSDEALKLWAKMLEKGCKPNTVVYSVVIDGLCQDGKPHEAEEYFSQMIDAGCLPNAHTYSSLMKGFFQVGDCDKAVLLWKDMVEKDYKDNEVCYSVLIHGFCKNGKLESALVIWKQVLAKGLTPDVVAYSSMIHGLCNAGLVEQGLSLFNEMLYKASDSKPDVITYNIIINALCKQGSISHAMDILNRMLSEVCDPDSVTCKFFLTAFREKLDPPLDGGDFLDELVLRLQKCDRIIGASNIIQVMLQNFLQPKASTWDKVIRGICKPKRTEAAINKCRGDLFF from the coding sequence ATGCCTGTCGGAAAGTTGTCTACATGTAAGCTCTTCCGTCGATTCCTAACTCATCGCTTATTCTCTGTGGCTAGCTCCTTGAATGAACCAATTGCTGACTCAATATTCAGTGACACACACAAGTCGGGGTCCTACACGCGGGGCGACTCCACCTTTTACTCCCTTATTCAGCACCATGCCCACTCTTGTGATTTCAAGGCCTTGGAGCTTATCTTTCAACGGATGAAGCGCGAAAACAGAGCCTTTTCTGAGAAGATTTTCATCCTAGTCTTCAAGGCTTATGGCAAAGCACGTCTCCATCGTAAAGCTGTTGAATTGTTCAATAGCATGGAGGATAAATACAGCTGCTTGCCAACTGTTAAGTCCTTTAACTCTCTTCTTAATGTCATTATTCAGCAGGGATTGTATCGTGATGCTCTGGACTTCTATCACTATGTTCTTAACGATAAAAAGCATATTTCTCCCAATGGTTTAACGTTTAATTTAGTCATCAAGTCGCTGTGTCGATTGGGATTAGTTGGTAGGGCTGTAGATATGTTTAGGGAGATGCCTGCTTTCCGTTGTAAGCCTGATACATATACTTACTGCACTCTCATGGATGGTTTGTGTAAAGAGGATAGGATTGATGATGCTGTGGCTTTGTTGGATGAGATGCAAATAGAAGGGTGTGACCCCACTCCACCTACATTCAATGTGTTAATCAATGGGCTTTGCAAGAAGGGGGATTTGGCCCGGGCGGCTAAGCTAGTTGATAATATGTTCCTCAAAGGCTGTGTTCCGAATGAAGTTACTTACAACACGCTCATACATGGGTTGTGTCTCAGAGGAAAGCTAGAGAAGGCAGTCAGTCTTTTGAGCAGAATGTTGTCAAATAAGCTCAAGCCAAATGACATCACTTATGGAACCATAATAAATGGACTAGTAAAGAAGGGACCAGCTACTGATGCTTTGAACATGTTACTGGGAATGGAGGAAAGAGGCTATGCGCCAAATGAGTATGCTTATTCTGCTATTATTAGTGGGTTGTTCAGAGAGGGGAAATCGGATGAGGCACTAAAACTATGGGCCAAGATGTTAGAGAAGGGATGCAAACCAAATACAGTTGTGTATAGTGTTGTCATTGATGGTCTGTGCCAAGACGGAAAGCCCCATGAAGCCGAAGAGTATTTTTCCCAAATGATTGATGCGGGTTGCTTGCCAAATGCACACACATACAGCTCCCTGATGAAGGGCTTCTTTCAGGTCGGAGACTGTGATAAGGCAGTTCTTCTATGGAAAGATATGGTTGAGAAGGATTACAAGGATAATGAGGTTTGTTACAGTGTGCTTATTCATGGTTTCTGCAagaatgggaagttggaaagtGCTCTGGTGATATGGAAGCAGGTGCTGGCTAAAGGACTTACACCAGATGTTGTGGCTTATAGCTCCATGATTCATGGTCTATGCAATGCTGGCTTAGTAGAACAGGGTTTGAGCTTATTTAATGAGATGCTATACAAAGCATCTGACTCCAAACCTGATGTAATCACCTACAATATAATCATCAATGCCTTGTGCAAACAGGGCAGTATTTCCCATGCCATGGATATACTTAATCGCATGTTAAGTGAAGTCTGTGATCCTGATTCAGTTACCTGCAAATTTTTCCTGACAGCTTTTAGGGAAAAGCTTGATCCGCCTCTAGATGGCGGAGATTTCCTAGATGAGCTAGTTCTAAGGCTACAAAAATGTGACAGAATAATTGGAGCTTCTAATATTATACAAGTGATGCTTCAAAATTTTCTTCAGCCAAAGGCCTCCACTTGGGACAAGGTAATTCGAGGGATCTGTAAACCAAAGAGAACTGAAGCAGCCATTAACAAATGTAGGGGTGACTTATTCTTCTGA
- the LOC121784768 gene encoding xyloglucan galactosyltransferase XLT2-like, which yields MLENLNFKLDKFFPRKTIHSLLLFLFKCSLLLLILLLLFQIYSLRSILSSPPPPPLKPPSRCDAGLVYVYDLPPAFNADLLRNCRDLDPWISKCNTLSNAGFGPRATSLPAMPESLTSSWYWTDMFAAEVMYHARIMKHECRTTEPESATAFYIPFYAGVAVGKYLFTNRNYTARDRDYQCEDMLTWLKDQPPWRRSNGSDHFILLGRMTWDFRRKRDEDWGSSFVYMPLMKQIVRLTIERDPWDHGEISVPYPTGFHPKSKLEVDQWIDFVTSRNRTSLFTFVGAKRNKIKDDFRSLLLSYCFNETGSCRVVDCSGSRCYKGTPEIQEAFLGSDFCLQPRGDAHTRRSTFDCMLAGSIPVFFWRRSIEHQYELFLGDEPDRFSVFIDWKDVRNGVSIRKVLEGYSREEVRRMREKVISLIPNFIYGDGNGIGKDAFDIATDGVIKKIKDQNESNMR from the coding sequence ATGTTGGAAAATCTCAACTTCAAGTTGGATAAATTTTTTCCAAGAAAGACAATCCATTCCCTCCTACTTTTTTTGTTCAAATGCTCACTTCTCCTACtaatcctcctcctcctcttccaaATCTATTCCCTACGCTCAATCCTCTCCTCTCCACCGCCACCACCCCTCAAGCCGCCGTCAAGATGCGACGCCGGCCTCGTCTACGTCTACGACCTCCCCCCCGCCTTCAACGCCGACCTCCTCCGCAACTGCCGCGATCTAGACCCATGGATATCTAAATGCAACACCCTCTCCAACGCCGGCTTCGGCCCCCGCGCCACCTCCCTCCCCGCCATGCCGGAGAGCCTCACCTCGTCGTGGTACTGGACCGACATGTTCGCGGCCGAGGTCATGTACCACGCGAGGATCATGAAGCACGAGTGCCGAACCACGGAGCCCGAATCCGCTACGGCCTTCTACATACCCTTCTACGCTGGGGTCGCGGTAGGGAAATATTTATTCACTAATCGCAACTATACCGCCAGGGATCGAGACTACCAATGCGAGGACATGCTGACGTGGCTCAAGGATCAGCCTCCGTGGAGGCGATCCAACGGCTCTGACCACTTCATCCTCCTGGGGAGGATGACGTGGGATTTTCGGCGGAAAAGAGACGAAGACTGGGGTTCCAGCTTCGTCTACATGCCGCTAATGAAGCAGATCGTGCGGTTGACAATAGAGCGGGACCCGTGGGACCACGGCGAGATCAGTGTTCCCTACCCCACCGGATTCCACCCAAAGTCAAAATTGGAAGTTGACCAATGGATTGATTTTGTTACATCTCGAAATAGGACTAGCTTGTTCACGTTTGTGGGAGCCAAGCGGAATAAGATCAAGGATGATTTTAGATCTTTACTTCTAAGCTATTGCTTCAACGAGACGGGATCCTGTCGCGTCGTCGACTGCTCGGGATCGCGGTGCTACAAGGGTACGCCCGAGATCCAGGAGGCGTTCCTGGGGTCGGATTTTTGCCTGCAGCCTAGGGGGGATGCGCACACTAGAAGATCGACGTTCGATTGCATGCTGGCCGGTTCGATTCCGGTTTTCTTCTGGAGGAGGAGTATTGAGCATCAATATGAGTTGTTCTTGGGGGATGAACCGGACCGGTTTTCTGTGTTTATTGATTGGAAGGATGTTAGGAATGGTGTGTCGATTAGGAAAGTGTTGGAAGGGTATAGTAGGGAAGAGGTGAGAAGGATGAGAGAGAAGGTTATTAGTTTGATACCAAATTTTATTTATGGTGATGGGAATGGGATTGGTAAAGATGCATTTGATATTGCTACTGATGGAGTGATTAAGAAAATCAAGGATCAAAATGAGTCCAACATGAGATAG